A genome region from Panacibacter microcysteis includes the following:
- a CDS encoding S8 family serine peptidase yields the protein MRIILTAILALCILQTGAQYTKWVIQFTDKQHSPYSLSNPAAYLSAKAIERRSLHQVPLDSSDLPVNPLYIQQVLATGDVTYLSQSKWLNQVLIVCKDAATINAINALPFVQQSRAGSLFKSANPNTERSNERIQKLNVTNKTAQVAGEAFDYGANYNQVNIHNGAFLHDKGFTGKGITIAILDGGFNKYKELRAFDSIRTQQLVLGEKDFVDYDNSVNEDHPHGMYCLSTIAANVPGTMVGTAPHASFWLMRTENTASEYPVEEHNWVAAAEFADSAGADMISSSLGYYVFDDATFNHSYNDFYKNSTTVSMGAAMAAKKGMIVTNSAGNEGAGSWKYIIFPADGDSVCAVGAVGNDGNIASFSSYGYPGKVKPNIVSVGAGTVIWGTNDIPVSGSGTSFSNPNINGLIACLWQAFPAFENMTILNAVYESADRYANPGNRYGYGIPDMKKAYAILKKKQNTALYGNDWLFATPNPFTTRIDIKFIPQEDGNTTISLIDKERNIIQSLTLYTEAQEVYDTAFTALDNLPGGNYTVLYNNGTNAKSLSLLKNGIIMHDWLMAAPIPFGRQFTVYLEAPETGTINLRLTDVAGKTISTKQLNVSAGVHYAIPFNNLHNLSHGVYLLQYVGTKKKTIKVMR from the coding sequence ATGCGAATAATACTTACAGCTATACTGGCATTGTGCATTTTACAAACAGGCGCGCAATACACAAAATGGGTAATACAATTTACCGATAAGCAGCACTCTCCCTATAGTTTAAGTAACCCTGCAGCCTATCTTTCTGCAAAAGCTATCGAACGGAGAAGCCTGCACCAGGTGCCGCTTGACAGCAGCGACCTTCCTGTAAACCCATTGTATATTCAACAGGTTCTTGCGACAGGCGATGTGACATATTTAAGCCAGTCCAAATGGCTTAACCAGGTATTGATTGTGTGTAAAGATGCAGCAACCATCAATGCTATTAATGCGTTGCCTTTTGTTCAACAATCAAGAGCAGGCAGCCTGTTTAAATCTGCAAACCCTAATACTGAGCGAAGCAATGAACGGATACAAAAACTTAATGTTACAAACAAAACAGCACAGGTGGCCGGTGAAGCATTTGACTACGGCGCAAACTATAACCAGGTAAATATTCATAATGGCGCATTCCTGCATGATAAAGGCTTTACAGGAAAAGGAATAACAATTGCTATACTCGATGGCGGCTTCAACAAGTACAAAGAACTGCGGGCTTTTGACAGCATACGTACACAGCAACTGGTATTGGGAGAAAAAGATTTTGTTGATTACGATAACAGCGTAAATGAAGATCACCCGCATGGTATGTATTGCTTGAGTACCATTGCAGCAAATGTTCCGGGTACCATGGTAGGCACTGCGCCACACGCATCGTTCTGGCTGATGCGTACAGAAAATACAGCGAGTGAATACCCTGTTGAAGAACACAACTGGGTGGCGGCTGCAGAATTTGCTGACAGTGCCGGTGCAGATATGATCAGCTCTTCACTTGGTTATTATGTTTTCGACGATGCCACCTTCAACCATAGCTACAACGACTTTTATAAAAACAGTACTACCGTGAGTATGGGAGCTGCAATGGCTGCAAAAAAAGGTATGATCGTAACCAACAGCGCCGGCAATGAGGGCGCCGGTAGCTGGAAATATATTATTTTCCCGGCAGACGGAGATAGTGTATGTGCCGTGGGTGCAGTAGGCAATGATGGCAACATTGCATCTTTCAGCAGTTACGGCTATCCCGGAAAAGTAAAACCGAATATTGTATCTGTAGGTGCAGGAACAGTTATCTGGGGAACAAATGATATCCCTGTATCGGGCAGTGGCACTTCTTTTTCAAACCCAAATATAAACGGGTTGATTGCATGTCTCTGGCAGGCATTCCCGGCATTTGAAAATATGACCATTCTGAATGCTGTTTATGAAAGTGCTGACCGTTATGCCAATCCCGGCAATCGTTATGGCTATGGTATACCAGACATGAAAAAGGCATACGCCATTTTAAAAAAGAAACAAAATACAGCGCTATACGGAAACGATTGGCTTTTTGCAACACCCAACCCCTTTACCACGAGGATAGATATAAAATTCATTCCACAGGAAGACGGGAACACCACAATATCGCTTATTGATAAAGAACGTAACATCATTCAATCTCTTACGCTATATACAGAAGCGCAGGAAGTGTATGATACCGCTTTTACAGCGCTTGATAATCTGCCGGGCGGCAATTACACGGTGTTGTATAATAATGGAACCAATGCAAAAAGCTTGTCACTGCTTAAGAATGGTATTATAATGCATGACTGGCTGATGGCGGCACCCATACCTTTCGGCAGGCAATTTACCGTTTACCTGGAGGCCCCGGAAACCGGCACGATCAATCTCAGGCTGACAGATGTGGCGGGAAAAACAATCAGTACCAAACAGTTAAACGTTTCCGCAGGTGTACATTACGCCATTCCGTTTAACAACCTCCATAACCTTTCTCACGGCGTTTACCTTCTTCAATATGTGGGCACCAAAAAGAAAACCATCAAAGTAATGCGATAG
- a CDS encoding metallophosphoesterase family protein has protein sequence MYINRRKFLQLGFRSAVIISAGNAMQSFAAADFTMPRKEEVLLRFAIASDGHYGQPGTAFDEMHKEMVAWINAERANRGVDFTFINGDLLHDDPAMLPLVKQQWDMLVMPYHVSHGNHDRVNENVWEQTWNTRWHYAFEHGDTGFIVLNSADDSGKYICPDAGWTKEQLAKYDHKKQLFVFMHITPFNWTKAGLPCPELVNMFGSQKNLKAVFHGHDHDQDNVKEHENKYYFFDSHAGGNWGTPYRGYRIVEVLKTGAIVTYQINPVLKTSVNNNRIV, from the coding sequence ATGTATATAAACAGGAGAAAGTTTCTGCAGCTTGGTTTCCGGAGTGCTGTTATTATAAGTGCCGGTAATGCGATGCAGTCTTTTGCGGCAGCAGATTTTACGATGCCACGCAAAGAAGAGGTATTGCTGCGCTTTGCCATAGCTTCAGACGGTCACTACGGGCAGCCCGGTACTGCATTTGATGAGATGCATAAAGAAATGGTAGCATGGATCAATGCAGAACGGGCAAACAGGGGTGTTGATTTTACTTTTATCAACGGCGATCTTTTGCACGACGACCCGGCAATGCTGCCGTTGGTAAAGCAACAATGGGATATGCTTGTCATGCCTTATCACGTGTCTCATGGCAACCACGACCGCGTAAATGAAAACGTATGGGAGCAAACATGGAATACCAGGTGGCACTACGCGTTTGAACATGGTGATACTGGTTTTATCGTATTAAACAGCGCGGATGACAGCGGTAAATATATTTGTCCCGATGCTGGCTGGACAAAAGAACAACTTGCAAAGTATGACCATAAAAAGCAGTTGTTTGTATTTATGCATATAACACCTTTCAACTGGACCAAAGCCGGTTTACCTTGCCCGGAACTGGTGAATATGTTTGGCAGCCAGAAAAACCTGAAAGCTGTTTTTCATGGCCATGATCATGACCAGGACAATGTGAAAGAGCATGAAAACAAATACTACTTTTTCGATTCGCATGCAGGCGGCAACTGGGGTACGCCATACAGGGGTTACAGGATCGTGGAAGTTTTAAAAACAGGTGCAATCGTTACTTACCAGATAAACCCGGTTCTAAAAACTTCTGTTAACAACAACAGGATTGTATAG
- a CDS encoding DUF1624 domain-containing protein: MQATKQRIHSIDILRGIVMLIMALDHVRDFFHIHGMDDTPTNLATTTPALFFTRWITHFCAPTFVFLSGISAFIAGRRKTTKELSAFLIKRGLWLILVEVVVITFALSYDPFYNKIFLQVIWAIGFSMIILGVLTRTSITVITITGLLLVLGHNIFDYIKLADGAGAAILKASIASGFNFIPLGGSRAILMFYTALPWTGVMLLGYAFGTIYKQEYEAKRRRYLIFVSGIAVTLVFILLRLVNMYGDPAPWTVQKDGMLTFLSFLNTTKYPPSLMYVCMTLGPALIVLALTETAQNRLAKILMVYGRVPFFYYVLHFFLIHTLLVVLFYWSGCTSKDIVDPNIPFNFRPLHFGYGLPVVYLIWFCVIAALYFPCKWFNRYKATHDQWWLSYV, encoded by the coding sequence ATGCAGGCAACAAAACAACGCATCCATTCAATTGATATTCTCAGAGGTATTGTAATGCTGATCATGGCATTGGATCATGTAAGAGATTTCTTCCATATTCATGGTATGGATGATACCCCAACCAATCTTGCCACAACCACTCCCGCTCTTTTCTTTACGCGGTGGATCACCCATTTCTGTGCACCAACATTTGTATTTCTTTCCGGCATATCGGCCTTTATTGCAGGCCGGCGAAAAACAACAAAAGAACTCAGTGCATTTCTTATAAAACGAGGCCTGTGGCTTATACTGGTAGAAGTAGTGGTTATAACATTTGCCCTTTCATACGATCCTTTTTATAACAAAATATTTTTGCAGGTTATATGGGCAATCGGTTTTAGTATGATTATCCTGGGGGTACTGACAAGAACTTCCATCACTGTTATAACCATTACAGGCCTGCTGCTGGTGCTTGGTCACAACATTTTTGATTATATCAAGTTAGCTGATGGCGCCGGCGCTGCTATCCTCAAAGCCAGTATCGCATCCGGTTTTAACTTCATCCCGTTAGGTGGTAGCAGGGCGATCCTGATGTTTTATACAGCGCTGCCATGGACAGGTGTCATGCTGCTCGGCTATGCTTTTGGAACCATATATAAACAGGAGTACGAAGCCAAAAGAAGAAGGTACCTGATCTTTGTTTCCGGCATAGCAGTTACATTGGTCTTTATATTACTGCGACTGGTAAACATGTATGGAGATCCGGCACCATGGACGGTACAAAAAGACGGCATGCTGACTTTCTTATCTTTCCTGAATACAACAAAATACCCGCCATCGCTCATGTACGTGTGTATGACACTTGGGCCGGCGCTTATCGTTCTGGCACTTACTGAAACCGCGCAGAACAGGCTTGCTAAAATATTGATGGTGTATGGAAGAGTTCCTTTCTTTTATTACGTGCTACATTTCTTTCTTATTCATACGCTGCTGGTAGTTTTGTTTTACTGGTCTGGTTGTACTTCAAAAGATATTGTTGATCCCAATATTCCCTTCAACTTCAGGCCGCTGCATTTTGGTTACGGCTTACCAGTTGTATACCTGATCTGGTTTTGTGTAATTGCTGCGCTGTATTTTCCCTGTAAATGGTTTAACAGGTACAAGGCCACGCATGACCAATGGTGGCTGAGTTATGTGTAA
- a CDS encoding DUF1624 domain-containing protein, which translates to MSNPGNQPAKRIVSIDILRGAVMIIMALDHVRDFFHIHAFDDDPTNLATTTPLLFFTRWITHFCAPVFLFLSGTSAFLAGQKKTTKEHSIFLIKRGLWLVFVELIVITLGWTFNPLYNVFILQVIWAIGCSMIILGLLVRTSLPVIFITGLIITAGHNIIDYIQPPQEGPAYVVYTILFKGAFAFFPYTAQRGFLDVYAILPWTGVMLLGYAAGKYFLPQVTAGKRKQALMTLGIATTLLFVVLRFINGYGDPKPWAAQTSVLYTIFSFVNTTKYPASLLYLCMTIGPALIVLSLIGHVQNRVSAILITYGRVPFLYYVLHFYLIHLFCVIAFFASGHGVHEIIDPNLPFLFRPVKYGFDLWVVYLVWIIVVVVLYWPCKWFNRYRATHRQWWLSYI; encoded by the coding sequence ATGAGTAACCCAGGCAACCAGCCAGCCAAAAGGATCGTCTCAATAGATATACTGCGTGGTGCTGTAATGATCATTATGGCGCTGGATCATGTAAGAGATTTTTTCCATATTCATGCATTTGACGATGACCCCACCAATCTTGCCACCACCACACCGTTGTTGTTCTTCACCAGGTGGATAACACATTTCTGCGCACCCGTGTTTCTCTTCCTGTCCGGCACATCAGCATTTCTTGCAGGGCAGAAAAAAACAACCAAAGAGCACAGTATCTTCCTTATTAAAAGAGGCCTGTGGCTGGTGTTTGTGGAATTGATTGTAATTACGCTTGGCTGGACGTTTAACCCGCTTTACAACGTTTTTATTTTGCAGGTCATATGGGCAATTGGCTGCAGCATGATCATTCTTGGTTTACTGGTAAGAACATCACTGCCGGTGATTTTTATAACCGGTCTTATAATTACAGCGGGCCATAACATAATTGATTACATACAGCCTCCGCAGGAGGGGCCTGCATATGTGGTTTACACCATCCTTTTTAAAGGTGCATTTGCTTTTTTTCCTTACACAGCGCAAAGAGGCTTTCTCGATGTGTATGCTATACTGCCATGGACAGGCGTAATGCTGCTGGGCTATGCGGCAGGTAAATATTTTCTGCCGCAGGTAACAGCAGGAAAAAGAAAACAGGCATTAATGACTCTTGGCATTGCAACAACATTATTGTTTGTTGTATTACGTTTTATCAACGGGTATGGAGATCCCAAACCGTGGGCTGCGCAAACATCGGTACTTTATACAATTTTCTCATTTGTCAACACAACGAAGTACCCCGCATCACTACTATACCTGTGCATGACGATCGGGCCGGCACTCATCGTATTATCATTGATCGGGCATGTGCAAAACAGGGTGTCAGCCATACTTATCACTTATGGCCGCGTACCATTTTTATATTATGTGTTGCACTTTTACCTGATCCATCTTTTTTGTGTAATTGCATTTTTTGCTTCCGGGCATGGTGTACATGAAATCATTGATCCCAACTTACCGTTCCTGTTCAGGCCTGTTAAGTACGGCTTCGATCTGTGGGTGGTTTATCTTGTATGGATCATCGTGGTTGTAGTACTGTACTGGCCATGTAAGTGGTTTAACCGCTACCGTGCAACACACCGGCAGTGGTGGCTGAGCTATATATAA
- a CDS encoding sterol desaturase family protein has protein sequence MANVFEFLYNEVVSFFSIGGVIEMVKKGDYSKLHTLDGVISVVVPFVPFLLLIEIIRAAFYKKFKVDDYRVPFFIFIANRLISRVISVAAVAFCIGLFEKFAIFKTSFTWYWFIYGYVVWELAHFVYHFLAHKVRILWCLHSTHHAPEQMNLSVTYAHFFLEAPYADFIRTSICILLGVNPPLLFFIMFIDGTWGGFIHVGENIIKNGRLGFLNRFILTPSHHRVHHAKNVQYMDTNFCNLLNIWDRAFGTYQDEKRELPIQYGITRKINPRNFWDVYFGEIYYLFIDMKNAPGLKNKLLYMIMPPGWSHTGDHKTSKVAKQKLAEDEVKGEHETIYVSTGNAEKEAAVV, from the coding sequence ATGGCGAATGTATTTGAGTTTTTATACAATGAGGTGGTTTCCTTTTTTAGTATTGGTGGCGTTATAGAGATGGTAAAAAAAGGCGATTACAGCAAGCTGCATACGTTAGACGGTGTAATATCTGTAGTAGTACCTTTTGTGCCATTCCTGTTACTGATTGAAATTATCCGCGCTGCATTTTATAAGAAGTTTAAAGTAGATGATTACCGCGTGCCGTTTTTCATATTCATTGCAAACAGGCTTATCTCAAGAGTTATTTCGGTTGCTGCGGTGGCTTTCTGTATCGGCCTTTTTGAAAAGTTCGCCATTTTTAAAACATCGTTTACCTGGTACTGGTTTATCTATGGATATGTTGTTTGGGAGCTGGCGCATTTCGTATATCATTTCCTGGCACATAAGGTTAGAATATTGTGGTGCTTACACTCCACGCACCATGCGCCGGAGCAGATGAATTTATCAGTAACCTATGCGCATTTTTTCCTGGAGGCACCGTACGCAGATTTTATAAGAACATCTATTTGCATTCTACTGGGTGTAAATCCGCCATTGTTATTTTTTATCATGTTCATAGATGGCACATGGGGCGGTTTTATACATGTAGGGGAGAATATTATAAAAAACGGCAGGCTTGGTTTTCTTAACCGTTTTATTTTAACGCCGTCACATCACCGGGTGCACCATGCAAAAAATGTGCAATACATGGATACCAATTTTTGCAACCTTCTCAATATTTGGGACAGGGCTTTTGGCACATACCAGGATGAAAAAAGAGAGTTGCCCATTCAGTACGGCATTACAAGAAAGATTAACCCGCGCAATTTCTGGGATGTTTACTTTGGTGAAATTTATTATTTGTTCATCGACATGAAAAATGCACCCGGGCTGAAGAATAAACTTCTTTACATGATTATGCCGCCGGGCTGGAGCCACACAGGCGATCACAAAACCTCAAAAGTGGCCAAACAAAAACTGGCAGAAGACGAGGTGAAAGGAGAACATGAGACCATTTACGTATCCACAGGCAATGCCGAAAAAGAAGCAGCAGTTGTTTAA
- a CDS encoding ABC transporter substrate-binding protein translates to MFRIKDQLQRIVTLVHHPPRSIVSLVPSQTELLFDLGLDKEVAGITKFCVHPEQWFRQKQRVGGTKNVDIAKVKALQPDLIIANKEENVKEQVEALSAFAPVWISDVNTLVDALAMINTIGAITARETRAAEITTRISQFFKQPVGNDRKIRVCYLIWKDPYMTVGGDTFISDMLAYCGFENVCVAKNRYPVITVAEIKDLNPAVVLLSSEPFPFKEKHIDELKHVLPGVKVMLADGEMFSWYGSRLLYAADYFRKLRTVLSD, encoded by the coding sequence ATGTTCCGGATTAAAGACCAGTTACAGCGCATTGTTACTTTAGTGCATCATCCACCACGCAGTATTGTCTCACTCGTTCCTTCGCAAACAGAGCTGTTATTCGATCTTGGCCTTGATAAAGAAGTGGCAGGTATTACAAAATTTTGCGTGCATCCCGAACAGTGGTTCAGGCAAAAGCAACGGGTAGGTGGTACAAAAAATGTGGACATTGCAAAAGTAAAAGCCCTTCAACCGGACCTTATTATTGCAAACAAAGAAGAGAATGTGAAAGAACAGGTAGAGGCGCTCTCGGCTTTTGCACCGGTATGGATCAGTGATGTAAACACACTCGTCGATGCACTGGCTATGATCAATACTATCGGTGCCATTACGGCACGGGAAACACGGGCAGCAGAGATCACCACACGCATTAGTCAATTTTTTAAACAGCCAGTTGGTAACGATCGTAAGATTCGTGTATGTTACCTCATTTGGAAAGACCCCTACATGACTGTTGGTGGAGATACGTTTATCAGTGATATGCTGGCATATTGTGGTTTCGAAAATGTTTGCGTTGCAAAAAATCGCTACCCTGTTATTACTGTGGCAGAGATAAAGGATTTAAACCCTGCAGTGGTTTTACTCTCATCTGAACCCTTCCCGTTCAAAGAAAAACATATTGATGAACTAAAACATGTATTGCCTGGTGTAAAGGTTATGCTGGCAGATGGTGAAATGTTTAGCTGGTATGGCAGCAGGCTTTTGTATGCTGCTGATTACTTCAGGAAGTTGCGGACAGTGCTTAGTGACTGA
- a CDS encoding tetratricopeptide repeat protein: MNRIEKLQAYLEKSPDDNFLKHALALEFRKMNDDAMARKLFEDILTKDPSYVGSYYQLGKLLEELGEKENAVAWYEKGMTAARTAKDNHAYNELRSAYEELID, encoded by the coding sequence ATGAACCGTATAGAAAAATTACAGGCTTACCTGGAGAAATCTCCTGATGATAATTTTCTGAAACACGCACTTGCACTGGAGTTCAGGAAAATGAATGACGATGCCATGGCGAGAAAGCTTTTTGAAGATATTCTTACAAAAGATCCGTCTTACGTTGGCTCTTATTACCAGTTGGGAAAACTGCTCGAAGAACTGGGCGAAAAAGAAAACGCTGTTGCATGGTATGAGAAAGGCATGACTGCTGCAAGAACGGCGAAAGATAATCACGCATACAACGAACTGAGAAGCGCATATGAAGAACTTATTGATTAA
- a CDS encoding sulfatase-like hydrolase/transferase — protein MTKTLTQLTFVLSLLLFSSLLRAQQKPNVIFIVVDDLGAVFEAYGNSDVPTPNFYRLMEHGTMFKQVYCQYALCSPSRATLLSGKRPNSTGVLNNGTSIRVKLGADYKFLPEYFQSLGYYTAKFGKMTCGHEEEIAWNYYYDSVSGDGISGIGGSPKWWVDTSRKIVEDTRSGVFTTAMIRHMQQPGTGKPYFYALGLEAHNEFDPILSAWNKIGDAATQQLLPVDLAGTKTNVYGNGSGNITLPNTPVNDADDIPLPALKSLEQYPPDEWRNIRHAYYAEITQVDDLIGKVMDELDTEDAWKNTVVVFTSDHGIQTGEHNGLWFKQTLFEGALRVPLVVCAPGKPAGIHNSPVELVDLYATLAELCSLPIPADQEGSSLVPLLDRQNVRWKAAAFAQVRRVDRQGSSDTTLSDAVRTTQYHYNSWGVDGEELYDIINDPDEFTNLVTNPQYAGVLDTMRNLLVNNWQGAKPPKYKTKTFYRDADGDTYGTRADTIIAYFAHKGYVSTPGDCNDTKASVNPGAAEKTCNGLDDNCNEIIDEGKVLPKIAPTGSLDICITDSVLLTVSNPLPNSAYQWSRGNVDIAGATGISFTAKLVGNYRVVATNTKAGCSSTSGVTKVTNSCPATALSAVGSNAVTTTVQPMAHTLYPNPSKGVINVQYTALTNRDINLQVTDLAGKTLFTQKRSSSKGANTFSLDLLSLTSGVYYLYITEDVNHSRMKFIIQH, from the coding sequence ATGACCAAAACACTTACCCAACTAACATTTGTACTGTCGCTTCTGCTTTTCTCATCTTTGCTGCGTGCACAACAAAAGCCCAATGTTATTTTTATCGTAGTAGATGATCTTGGGGCCGTATTTGAGGCATACGGCAACAGCGACGTGCCTACACCTAATTTCTACCGGCTCATGGAACACGGCACAATGTTTAAACAGGTGTATTGCCAATACGCGCTGTGCAGCCCAAGCCGGGCAACACTCCTTAGCGGCAAAAGACCAAACTCTACCGGCGTACTAAACAATGGCACCAGTATTCGTGTAAAACTGGGCGCCGATTATAAATTTTTACCGGAGTACTTTCAAAGCCTTGGCTATTATACTGCCAAATTTGGGAAAATGACCTGTGGGCACGAAGAAGAAATAGCCTGGAACTATTACTACGACAGCGTTTCGGGAGATGGCATTTCCGGTATTGGCGGCTCGCCCAAATGGTGGGTAGATACATCCCGCAAAATAGTGGAAGACACGAGGAGCGGCGTATTTACAACAGCTATGATCAGGCATATGCAGCAACCCGGAACAGGCAAACCCTATTTCTACGCACTGGGCCTGGAAGCGCACAATGAATTTGATCCCATTCTGTCTGCATGGAACAAAATTGGCGATGCTGCAACACAGCAATTATTGCCTGTAGACCTTGCAGGCACTAAAACAAACGTATACGGAAACGGGTCTGGCAACATTACGCTGCCCAATACCCCGGTAAACGACGCAGACGACATACCGCTACCGGCGCTGAAAAGCCTGGAACAATATCCCCCGGATGAGTGGCGCAACATAAGGCATGCATACTACGCCGAAATAACACAGGTGGATGATTTGATCGGTAAGGTAATGGACGAACTGGACACCGAAGATGCGTGGAAGAATACCGTGGTAGTATTTACAAGTGATCATGGCATACAAACAGGCGAGCACAACGGCCTTTGGTTTAAACAAACACTGTTTGAAGGAGCGTTAAGAGTTCCGCTCGTGGTATGCGCGCCGGGTAAGCCTGCAGGCATTCACAACAGCCCGGTCGAATTGGTTGACCTATACGCGACTCTCGCAGAACTTTGCAGCCTGCCCATACCTGCAGACCAGGAAGGTTCGAGCCTGGTACCGTTGCTTGACAGGCAAAATGTGCGCTGGAAAGCCGCAGCCTTTGCACAGGTAAGAAGGGTTGACAGGCAAGGCAGCAGCGACACTACACTTTCCGATGCGGTAAGAACAACTCAATACCATTATAACTCATGGGGTGTAGATGGAGAAGAACTCTACGACATCATTAATGACCCTGATGAATTTACCAATCTTGTTACCAACCCCCAATATGCAGGTGTGTTGGATACCATGCGTAATTTATTAGTGAATAACTGGCAGGGGGCAAAACCACCAAAGTATAAGACAAAAACATTTTACAGGGATGCAGATGGCGATACATACGGCACAAGAGCAGACACCATTATTGCATATTTTGCCCACAAAGGGTATGTGTCAACACCGGGCGACTGTAACGATACAAAAGCTTCTGTAAACCCGGGCGCTGCAGAAAAGACCTGCAATGGCTTAGATGATAACTGTAACGAGATAATTGATGAAGGAAAGGTTTTACCAAAAATAGCACCTACCGGCAGCCTTGATATTTGTATCACAGATTCTGTTTTACTTACCGTTAGTAACCCGTTGCCAAACTCTGCTTATCAATGGAGCAGGGGCAATGTAGATATTGCCGGTGCAACGGGCATCTCGTTTACAGCAAAACTGGTGGGGAATTACCGGGTGGTTGCAACCAATACCAAAGCTGGGTGCAGCAGCACTTCCGGCGTTACAAAGGTTACCAATTCCTGTCCTGCAACAGCATTGTCGGCTGTTGGCAGTAACGCAGTAACAACAACTGTACAACCCATGGCTCACACGTTGTACCCAAATCCATCCAAAGGTGTGATCAATGTACAATATACAGCCCTGACCAACCGGGACATTAACCTGCAGGTGACAGACCTGGCAGGCAAAACATTGTTCACCCAAAAACGCAGCAGCAGCAAAGGTGCAAACACCTTTAGTCTCGATCTGTTGTCACTTACCTCGGGTGTTTACTATCTCTACATAACAGAAGATGTCAATCACAGCCGGATGAAATTTATTATACAGCATTAA
- the sucC gene encoding ADP-forming succinate--CoA ligase subunit beta — protein MNLHEYQAKELLKKYNVPVQEGIAVDNVMSAEEAYRQIKTQTGNNFAVVKAQIHAGGRGKGKIEGTEQRGVAVAKSLEDISSIAKNILGHTLVTIQTGAAGKKVNKILVAQDVYYPGPNPVKEFYLSILLDRAKGQNVIMYSTEGGMDIEEVAHSTPEKIYKEWVHPGGGLQGFQARKIAFNLGLSGEAFKNCVKFVTNLYNAYVGLDCSMLEINPLFKTSDEKIIAVDCKMNLDENALMRHPDLAAMRDITEEDPTEVEAGQFNLNFVKLDGNVGCMVNGAGLAMATMDMIKLSGGEPANFLDVGGTANAQTVEAGFRIIMKDPNVKAILINIFGGIVRCDRVAAGVIEAYNKLGNINIPIIVRLQGTNAAEAKKLIDESGLKVQSAIQLSEAADLVKNAVA, from the coding sequence ATGAACCTACATGAATACCAGGCAAAAGAACTGCTGAAAAAATACAATGTGCCCGTACAGGAAGGCATTGCGGTGGATAATGTAATGAGCGCCGAAGAAGCGTATCGCCAGATTAAAACACAAACAGGAAACAATTTTGCCGTGGTTAAAGCCCAGATTCATGCGGGTGGCCGTGGTAAAGGTAAAATAGAGGGCACTGAACAGCGCGGTGTAGCCGTGGCAAAGAGCCTTGAAGATATCAGCAGCATTGCCAAAAATATTTTAGGTCATACATTGGTAACCATTCAAACAGGTGCTGCGGGTAAAAAGGTAAACAAGATACTGGTAGCACAGGATGTGTATTATCCCGGTCCAAACCCTGTAAAAGAATTTTACCTGTCTATCCTTCTCGATCGTGCAAAAGGACAAAATGTAATTATGTACAGTACAGAAGGCGGAATGGATATTGAAGAAGTTGCGCACAGCACACCTGAGAAAATTTATAAAGAATGGGTACACCCGGGTGGTGGCCTGCAGGGTTTCCAGGCAAGAAAGATTGCCTTCAACCTCGGTCTTAGCGGCGAGGCTTTTAAAAACTGTGTAAAGTTTGTAACCAACCTGTACAACGCGTATGTGGGGCTCGATTGCTCCATGCTTGAGATTAACCCGCTTTTCAAAACAAGTGATGAGAAGATAATTGCGGTTGACTGTAAAATGAATCTTGATGAGAATGCATTGATGCGTCACCCGGATCTTGCAGCAATGAGAGATATTACAGAAGAAGACCCTACAGAAGTAGAAGCAGGTCAGTTTAACCTCAACTTTGTAAAACTTGATGGTAATGTTGGCTGTATGGTAAACGGCGCAGGCCTGGCCATGGCTACGATGGATATGATCAAACTGAGTGGCGGAGAGCCTGCCAACTTTCTTGATGTAGGCGGTACCGCAAATGCGCAAACGGTAGAAGCCGGTTTCCGCATAATCATGAAAGACCCAAATGTAAAAGCCATCCTCATCAACATTTTTGGCGGTATTGTGCGTTGCGACAGGGTTGCGGCCGGTGTTATTGAAGCATATAACAAACTGGGCAATATCAACATTCCTATCATTGTTCGTTTACAGGGCACCAATGCAGCAGAAGCAAAGAAGCTTATAGATGAAAGTGGTCTTAAAGTACAGAGTGCAATTCAGTTAAGCGAAGCTGCTGACCTCGTTAAAAATGCAGTTGCTTAG